A single genomic interval of Pan paniscus chromosome 18, NHGRI_mPanPan1-v2.0_pri, whole genome shotgun sequence harbors:
- the LOC134729394 gene encoding uncharacterized protein LOC134729394, whose protein sequence is MTEARPPARRVLTRPCPAPFLARAHWARPGRLRPLSPAVEAGLRAGLCGGRRGGSTGGIRRLCGRGPRGSCGWSMWSSFKPKHPTPVSVRCGPGPWSGAWAAPCDEEGRQGPRSPGLTPLLQPPPACLQPGLEGPSDGVSLCRPDWSAMA, encoded by the exons ATGACCGAGGCCCGTCCTCCAGCGCGGAGGGTGTTAACGCGCCCGTGCCCCGCCCCTTTCCTTGCGCGGGCGCACTGGGCCCGCCCGGGCAGACTCCGGCCCCTGTCGCCGGCGGTGGAGGCGGGGCTTCGGGCCGGGCTGTGCGGAGGCCGGCGAGGTGGTAGCACAGGAGGGATTCGCAGGCTCTGCGGCC GTGGACCCAGGGGCAGCTGCGGCTGGTCCATGTGGAGCTCCTTCAAGCCGAAGCATCCGACACCAGTGTCTGTGAGGTGTGGGCCCGGCCCCTGGAGCGGGGCCTGGGCAGCCCCGTGTGatgaggaaggaaggcagggccCCCGCTCCCCGGGCCTGACCCCACTGCTTCAGCCCCCTCCTGCCTGCCTACAGCCTGGCCTCGAGGGCCCATCAG atggagtctcactctgtcgcccagactggagtgcaatggcgtga
- the RNPS1 gene encoding RNA-binding protein with serine-rich domain 1 isoform X1 — translation MDLSGVKKKSLLGVKENNKKSSTRAPSPTKRKDRSDEKSKDRSKDKGTTKESSEKDRGRDKTRKRRSASSGSSSTRSRSSSTSSSGSSTSTGSSSGSSSSSASSRSGSSSTSRSSSSSSSSGSPSPSRRRHDNRRRSRSKSKPPKRDEKERKRRSPSPKPTKVHIGRLTRNVTKDHIMEIFSTYGKIKMIDMPVERMHPHLSKGYAYVEFENPDEAEKALKHMDGGQIDGQEITATAVLAPWPRPPPRRFSPPRRMLPPPPMWRRSPPRMRRRSRSPRRRSPVRRRSRSPGRRRHRSRSSSNSSR, via the exons ATGGATTTATCAGGAGTGAAAAAGAAGAGCTTGCTAGgagtcaaagaaaataataaaaagtccaGCACTAG GGCTCCTTCACCTACCAAACGCAAAGACCGCTCAGATGAGAAGTCCAAGGATCGCTCAAAAGATAAAGGGACCACCAAGGAGTCGAGTGAGAAGGATCGCGGCCGGGACAAAACCCGAAAGAGGCGCAGCGCTTCCAGTGGTAGCAGCAGTACCAG GTCTCGGTCCAGCTCGACTTCCAGCTCAGGCTCCAGCACCAGCACTGGCTCAAGCAGTGGCTCCAGCTCTTCCTCAGCATCCAGCCGCTCAGGAAGCTCCAGCACCTCCCGCAGCTCCAGCTCTAGCAGCTCTTCTGGCTCTCCAAGTCCTTCTCGGCGCAGACACGACAACAGGAGGCGCTCCCGCTCCAA ATCCAAACCACCTAAAAGAgatgaaaaggagaggaaaaggcGGAGCCCATCTCCTAAGCCCACCAAAGTGCACATTGGGAGACTCACCAGGAATGTGACAAAG GATCACATCATGGAGATATTTTCCACCTAtgggaaaattaaaatgattgacATGCCCGTGGAAAGGATGCATCCCCATCTGTCCAAAGGCTATGCGTACGTAGAGTTTGAGAATCCAGATGAAGCTGAGAAGGCGCTGAAGCACATGGATGGAG GACAAATTGATGGCCAGGAGATCACTGCCACCGCCGTGCTGGCCCCCTGGCCTAGGCCACCCCCCAGGAGATTCAGCCCTCCCAGGAGAATGTTGCCACCACCGCCTATGTGGCGCAGGTCTCCCCCACGGATGAGGAGAAG GTCCCGCTCCCCGAGGCGCAGGTCCCCCGTGCGCCGGAGATCACGGTCCCCGGGCCGCCGCCGCCACAGGAGCCGCTCCAGCTCCAACTCCTCCCGATAA
- the ECI1 gene encoding enoyl-CoA delta isomerase 1, mitochondrial → MALVASVRVPARVLLRAGARLPGAALGRTERAAGGGDGARRFGSRRVLVEPDAGAGVAVMKFKNPPVNSLSLEFLMELVISLEKLENDKSFRGVILTSDRPGIFSAGLDLTEMCGRSPAHYAEYWKAVQELWLRLYQSNLVLVSAINGACPAGGCLVALTCDYRILADNPRYCIGLNETQLGIIAPFWLKDTLENTIGHRAAERALQLGLLFPPAEALQVGIVDQVVPEEQVQSTALSAIAQWMAIPDHARQLTKAMMRKATASRLITQRDADVQNFVSFISKDSIQKSLQMYLERLKEKKG, encoded by the exons ATGGCGCTGGTGGCTTCTGTGCGAGTCCCGGCGCGCGTTCTGCTCCGCGCGG GGGCCCGGCTCCCGGGCGCGGCCCTCGGGCGGACGGAGCGGGCGGCCGGCGGCGGAGACGGCGCGCGGCGCTTCGGGAGCCGGCGGGTGCTGGTGGAGCCGGACGCGGGTGCAG GGGTCGCTGTGATGAAATTCAAGAACCCCCCAGTGAACAGCCTGAGCCTGGAGTTTCTGATGGAGCTGGTCATCAGCCTGGAGAAGCTGGAGAATGACAAGAGCTTCCGCGGTGTCATTCTGACCTCG GACCGCCCGGGTATCTTCTCGGCCGGCCTGGACCTGACGGAGATGTGTGGGAGGAGCCCCGCCCACTATGCTGAGTACTGGAAGGCCGTTCAGGAGCTGTGGCTGCGGTTGTACCAGTCCAACCTGGTGCTGGTCTCCGCCATCAAC GGAGCCTGCCCCGCTGGAGGCTGCCTGGTGGCCCTGACCTGTGACTACCGCATCCTGGCGGACAACCCCAGGTACTGCATAGGACTCAATGAGACCCAGCTGGGCATCATCGCCCCTTTCTG GTTGAAAGACACCCTGGAGAACACCATCGGGCACCGGGCGGCAGAGCGTGCCCTGCAGCTGGGGCTGCTCTTCCCGCCTGCGGAGGCCCTGCAGGTGGGCATAGTGGACCAGGTGGTCCCGGAGGAGCAGGTGCAGAGCACTGCGCTGTCAGCGATAGCCCAGTGGATGGCCATTCCAG ACCATGCTCGACAGCTGACCAAGGCCATGATGCGAAAGGCCACGGCCAGCCGCCTGATCACGCAGCGCGATGCGGACGTGCAGAACTTTGTCAGCTTCATCTCCAAAGACTCCATCCAGAAGTCCCTGCAGATGTACTTAGAGaggctcaaagaaaagaaaggctaa
- the RNPS1 gene encoding RNA-binding protein with serine-rich domain 1 isoform X2 yields the protein MAPSPTKRKDRSDEKSKDRSKDKGTTKESSEKDRGRDKTRKRRSASSGSSSTRSRSSSTSSSGSSTSTGSSSGSSSSSASSRSGSSSTSRSSSSSSSSGSPSPSRRRHDNRRRSRSKSKPPKRDEKERKRRSPSPKPTKVHIGRLTRNVTKDHIMEIFSTYGKIKMIDMPVERMHPHLSKGYAYVEFENPDEAEKALKHMDGGQIDGQEITATAVLAPWPRPPPRRFSPPRRMLPPPPMWRRSPPRMRRRSRSPRRRSPVRRRSRSPGRRRHRSRSSSNSSR from the exons AT GGCTCCTTCACCTACCAAACGCAAAGACCGCTCAGATGAGAAGTCCAAGGATCGCTCAAAAGATAAAGGGACCACCAAGGAGTCGAGTGAGAAGGATCGCGGCCGGGACAAAACCCGAAAGAGGCGCAGCGCTTCCAGTGGTAGCAGCAGTACCAG GTCTCGGTCCAGCTCGACTTCCAGCTCAGGCTCCAGCACCAGCACTGGCTCAAGCAGTGGCTCCAGCTCTTCCTCAGCATCCAGCCGCTCAGGAAGCTCCAGCACCTCCCGCAGCTCCAGCTCTAGCAGCTCTTCTGGCTCTCCAAGTCCTTCTCGGCGCAGACACGACAACAGGAGGCGCTCCCGCTCCAA ATCCAAACCACCTAAAAGAgatgaaaaggagaggaaaaggcGGAGCCCATCTCCTAAGCCCACCAAAGTGCACATTGGGAGACTCACCAGGAATGTGACAAAG GATCACATCATGGAGATATTTTCCACCTAtgggaaaattaaaatgattgacATGCCCGTGGAAAGGATGCATCCCCATCTGTCCAAAGGCTATGCGTACGTAGAGTTTGAGAATCCAGATGAAGCTGAGAAGGCGCTGAAGCACATGGATGGAG GACAAATTGATGGCCAGGAGATCACTGCCACCGCCGTGCTGGCCCCCTGGCCTAGGCCACCCCCCAGGAGATTCAGCCCTCCCAGGAGAATGTTGCCACCACCGCCTATGTGGCGCAGGTCTCCCCCACGGATGAGGAGAAG GTCCCGCTCCCCGAGGCGCAGGTCCCCCGTGCGCCGGAGATCACGGTCCCCGGGCCGCCGCCGCCACAGGAGCCGCTCCAGCTCCAACTCCTCCCGATAA